Below is a genomic region from Algoriphagus halophilus.
CAAATGAGGAGACTAAGGATGATGTATTGAGCTCTGGTAGCAATGAAAACCAGATTGCTGTAGCAAGAATCCTAAGAGCTTATTTCTTCGGTGTGATGACTGATAGATGGGGAGAGCTTCCTTATACTCAAGCTTTGCAAGGAGAAGTTGAATTTTCACCTACCTATGATACTCAAGAGTTCATTTACACAGATTTGTTGAAAGAGCTGAAAGAGTCTGCTGATCAAATTAATTTTGAAACTGCAGGTGTAGAGGGCGATTTGTTGTTCAACGGTGACATGGAGCAGTGGAGAAGATTTGCCAACTCCCTTAGAATGGTGATGTCTCTTCGTATTAGCGACGTAGCACCAGGATTGGCTGAGTCCAATTTCAAAGAAGCATATAGCAATGGTGCTCTGACTGGGGATTTCATGTACCCGTATTTGGCTGAAGCAAATAACCAAAATCCATGGTATGCAAGGTATTTGACTCGTGTAGATTATGCGATTTCTGACACCATGTATGACTATATGAACCCATTGAATGACCCTAGATTAGCAGTGTATGCAGATCCTGCAGCAAATACTGGGGAAATTGCTCCAATGCCTTATGGTGTTTCTAACACAGTAGCTGGAGGTATTACCAACGCATCTGTTTCTTACCTTGGTTCAAGTTTAAGAAAGCAAAACGCAGAACTTCCAATAGTTACTTTGGCACAAATTCATTTTTCTTTAGCAGAGGCTGCTGTGAAAGGCTGGATCTCCGAAAGTGCAGAATCTCATTACATGAGTGGAATTGAAGCTTCTTTCAGACAATTTGGTGTATTTGATCAAGCGGCTTATGATGCTTATGTAGCTCAACCAGAAGTAGCATTCAGTCCTTCTAACGCGATGGAGAAAATTGCTGCTCAAAAATGGGTTGCGTTATTCCTTCAAGGATATGAAGCTTGGGCAGAATGGAGAAGATTGGATTACCCTGAATTAACTCCTGCTGTGGACGCAATGAACGATAGTAAGATGATCCCTGTGAGACAAGCTTACCCAACTACTGAAAGAGATATCAACTCTGAAAGCTACTTGGAAGCGGTTGCCCGTCAAGGAGAAGATGGATTGGACACCAAACTTTGGTGGGATATAAATTAATTTCTTTCCCCTGAGGGTTGGATAATTAATCATCCTTAAATTTCTTGAAAACCTTCTGGATCTAGTTTTATTTAAAAACAGGTCTGGGAGGTTTTTTTGTTGTAAACAGATTAGGATTGTAGCAAGGGAATTTTCAGACAAGGTGGATTCATGATCCTTTTTGACTTGTAAATCCTTCTGAATTCTATTATTTTCTTTCTTTTAGCTACCTTTGCGTCCTATTTAAGAAAGCTATGATTTACGTTTGCCGAAAAGAACACTTTAATGCTGCTCACAAGCTGTGGAATCCAAAGTGGACTGATGAGAAAAATGTGGAGGTTTTTGGACCTTGTGCCAATGTGAATTGGCATGGTCACAACTTTGAGTTAATTGTGATGGTAAAAGGGTTGCCTGATCCTGATACTGGTTTTGTAGTGGATTTAAAGAAATTAAGTACCATCATTAGAAAACTTGTAATCGAAAAGGTGGACCATAAAAACCTGAACGTAGACGTGGATTTTATGG
It encodes:
- a CDS encoding SusD/RagB family nutrient-binding outer membrane lipoprotein; its protein translation is MKNIKNTVLGLVAGTLMLSACSEFGDINVDPNRPSSPLTSGLLTGAERSVSSIVGNATGVLYVQHLSEKQYTESSRYQDIYFDFNGFYTGPLMNLQRIIDLNTNEETKDDVLSSGSNENQIAVARILRAYFFGVMTDRWGELPYTQALQGEVEFSPTYDTQEFIYTDLLKELKESADQINFETAGVEGDLLFNGDMEQWRRFANSLRMVMSLRISDVAPGLAESNFKEAYSNGALTGDFMYPYLAEANNQNPWYARYLTRVDYAISDTMYDYMNPLNDPRLAVYADPAANTGEIAPMPYGVSNTVAGGITNASVSYLGSSLRKQNAELPIVTLAQIHFSLAEAAVKGWISESAESHYMSGIEASFRQFGVFDQAAYDAYVAQPEVAFSPSNAMEKIAAQKWVALFLQGYEAWAEWRRLDYPELTPAVDAMNDSKMIPVRQAYPTTERDINSESYLEAVARQGEDGLDTKLWWDIN
- a CDS encoding 6-pyruvoyl trahydropterin synthase family protein, with amino-acid sequence MIYVCRKEHFNAAHKLWNPKWTDEKNVEVFGPCANVNWHGHNFELIVMVKGLPDPDTGFVVDLKKLSTIIRKLVIEKVDHKNLNVDVDFMEGKLASCENLVMEFWKILEPAVKEITNEGGLHKLTLYETPRNFVEYYGD